One window from the genome of Paramormyrops kingsleyae isolate MSU_618 chromosome 3, PKINGS_0.4, whole genome shotgun sequence encodes:
- the LOC111857069 gene encoding ceramide kinase-like isoform X1, whose protein sequence is MEEPECLLSSRFFLKSTIFEVNLSRIRLTWRNLQTKAASGSHNTSNKFKVVSGSVPMCEIIAVYEAQGISPIKNGQRWTQEQEKACQGAFTVSYVEREGQHHWRPRDVTFHWPDTPTCRHWVSTIREQISLLNHRPKRLLVYINPNSGKRQAKQIYEQRVAPLFSRASVSTHVIVTRDRDHAKDHLASDADLTKYDGVVCVGGDGMFSEVLHGLLTRTQRDAGVDQNSAEQNPAPCGIRVGIIPAGSTDCICYASVGTNDPVTSALHIIVGDSHALDVCSVHHRNKFLRYSVSMLGYGFYGDVLMDSEKKRWMGPVRYSVSGFTTFLAHHSYEGTVYFLPATDVSGSPRDKTKCRAGCLPCQRDGRPLSDDSGKDKETPNKDHHHGWQMIQGKFLAINAASMSCACPRSPEGLSPAAHLSDGTTDLILVRDCSHFNFLRHLYRHTNTDDQFDLGFVEVHRIRRFRFVPGNDLEPEWKGDRPIQFSPSYGCQPTWGRWSCDGEVLHQATIEVGVHCGLIQLFARGIEAQEGFQEQSTPSTQTV, encoded by the exons ATGGAGGAGCCGGAGTGTCTGCTGTCATCCCGATTTTTCCTGAAAAGCACCATCTTCGAGGTGAACCTCAGCCGTATCAGGCTGACGTGGAGGAACCTACAGACGAAAGCTGCCTCTGGAAGTCATAATACAAGCAATAAATTCAAAGTCG TGAGCGGTTCTGTACCCATGTGTGAAATCATCGCCGTTTATGAGGCTCAGGGCATCTCCCCGATCAAAAACGGTCAAAGATGGACCCAGGAGCAAGAGAAAGCCTGCCAGGGTGCCTTCACAG TGTCCTACGTGGAGAGGGAGGGTCAGCACCACTGGCGGCCACGTGACGTCACCTTCCACTGGCCCGATACCCCCACCTGTCGCCACTGGGTCAGCACCATCAGGGAGCAGATCAGCCTTCTCA ACCACAGACCCAAGCGTTTGCTGGTCTACATTAACCCCAACAGTGGCAAACGGCAAGCCAAGCAGATTTACGAGCAGAGGGTGGCCCCCCTTTTCTCCCGCGCCTCCGTGTCCACGCACGTGATCG TAACTCGAGATAGGGATCATGCCAAGGACCATTTGGCCAGTGATGCAGACCTAACGAAGTACGACGG CGTGGTGTGCGTCGGGGGTGATGGCATGTTCAGCGAGGTCCTTCACGGGCTGCTCACCAGGACCCAGAGAGATGCTGGAGTGGACCAGAACAGTGCGGAGCAGAATCCGGCGCCCTGTGGAATTCGAGTCGGCATCATCCCGGCAG GTTCTACCGACTGCATCTGCTATGCCTCAGTGGGGACCAACGACCCTGTGACTTCCGCCTTGCACATCATCGTTG gagactCCCACGCTCTGGACGTCTGCTCGGTCCACCACAGGAACAAGTTCCTCAGGTACTCCGTATCCATGCTCGGATACGGTTTCTATGGCGATGTGCTGATGGACAGCGAGAAGAAGCGGTGGATGGGGCCTGTCAGATACAGCGTCTCAG GCTTCACCACGTTCCTCGCACATCACTCTTACGAGGGCACGGTATACTTCCTCCCGGCAACGGACGTTTCGGGGAGTCCGAGGGACAAAACCAAGTGTCGGGCTGG GTGCCTCCCCTGTCAGCGGGATGGCCGGCCGCTCTCTGACGACAGCGGGAAGGACAAGGAAACTCCTAACAAAG ATCACCATCATGGGTGGCAAATGATCCAGGGAAAGTTCTTGGCCATCAACGCAGCCAGCATGAGCTGTGCATGTCCCCGTAGCCCCGAGGGACTGTCCCCTGCCGCCCACCTGTCTGATGGCACCACCGACCTTATTCTTGTCCGTGACTGCTCCCACTTCAACTTCCTCCGGCACCTGTACCGCCACACCAACACAGATGACCAG TTCGACCTGGGCTTCGTGGAGGTGCACCGCATCCGCCGGTTTCGCTTTGTCCCCGGGAATGACCTGGAGCCAGAGTGGAAGGGGGACAGACCGATACAGTTCAGCCCGAGCTATGGATGCCAGCCCACGTGGGGCAGGTGGAGCTGTGATGGAGAGGTCCTCCACCAAGCAACCATCGAAGTCGG GGTGCACTGTGGGCTGATCCAGCTGTTTGCCAGAGGGATCGAGGCGCAGGAAGGATTTCAGGAACAGTCTACCCCCTCCACTCAAACAGTATGA
- the LOC111857069 gene encoding ceramide kinase-like isoform X2, which produces MCEIIAVYEAQGISPIKNGQRWTQEQEKACQGAFTVSYVEREGQHHWRPRDVTFHWPDTPTCRHWVSTIREQISLLNHRPKRLLVYINPNSGKRQAKQIYEQRVAPLFSRASVSTHVIVTRDRDHAKDHLASDADLTKYDGVVCVGGDGMFSEVLHGLLTRTQRDAGVDQNSAEQNPAPCGIRVGIIPAGSTDCICYASVGTNDPVTSALHIIVGDSHALDVCSVHHRNKFLRYSVSMLGYGFYGDVLMDSEKKRWMGPVRYSVSGFTTFLAHHSYEGTVYFLPATDVSGSPRDKTKCRAGCLPCQRDGRPLSDDSGKDKETPNKDHHHGWQMIQGKFLAINAASMSCACPRSPEGLSPAAHLSDGTTDLILVRDCSHFNFLRHLYRHTNTDDQFDLGFVEVHRIRRFRFVPGNDLEPEWKGDRPIQFSPSYGCQPTWGRWSCDGEVLHQATIEVGVHCGLIQLFARGIEAQEGFQEQSTPSTQTV; this is translated from the exons ATGTGTGAAATCATCGCCGTTTATGAGGCTCAGGGCATCTCCCCGATCAAAAACGGTCAAAGATGGACCCAGGAGCAAGAGAAAGCCTGCCAGGGTGCCTTCACAG TGTCCTACGTGGAGAGGGAGGGTCAGCACCACTGGCGGCCACGTGACGTCACCTTCCACTGGCCCGATACCCCCACCTGTCGCCACTGGGTCAGCACCATCAGGGAGCAGATCAGCCTTCTCA ACCACAGACCCAAGCGTTTGCTGGTCTACATTAACCCCAACAGTGGCAAACGGCAAGCCAAGCAGATTTACGAGCAGAGGGTGGCCCCCCTTTTCTCCCGCGCCTCCGTGTCCACGCACGTGATCG TAACTCGAGATAGGGATCATGCCAAGGACCATTTGGCCAGTGATGCAGACCTAACGAAGTACGACGG CGTGGTGTGCGTCGGGGGTGATGGCATGTTCAGCGAGGTCCTTCACGGGCTGCTCACCAGGACCCAGAGAGATGCTGGAGTGGACCAGAACAGTGCGGAGCAGAATCCGGCGCCCTGTGGAATTCGAGTCGGCATCATCCCGGCAG GTTCTACCGACTGCATCTGCTATGCCTCAGTGGGGACCAACGACCCTGTGACTTCCGCCTTGCACATCATCGTTG gagactCCCACGCTCTGGACGTCTGCTCGGTCCACCACAGGAACAAGTTCCTCAGGTACTCCGTATCCATGCTCGGATACGGTTTCTATGGCGATGTGCTGATGGACAGCGAGAAGAAGCGGTGGATGGGGCCTGTCAGATACAGCGTCTCAG GCTTCACCACGTTCCTCGCACATCACTCTTACGAGGGCACGGTATACTTCCTCCCGGCAACGGACGTTTCGGGGAGTCCGAGGGACAAAACCAAGTGTCGGGCTGG GTGCCTCCCCTGTCAGCGGGATGGCCGGCCGCTCTCTGACGACAGCGGGAAGGACAAGGAAACTCCTAACAAAG ATCACCATCATGGGTGGCAAATGATCCAGGGAAAGTTCTTGGCCATCAACGCAGCCAGCATGAGCTGTGCATGTCCCCGTAGCCCCGAGGGACTGTCCCCTGCCGCCCACCTGTCTGATGGCACCACCGACCTTATTCTTGTCCGTGACTGCTCCCACTTCAACTTCCTCCGGCACCTGTACCGCCACACCAACACAGATGACCAG TTCGACCTGGGCTTCGTGGAGGTGCACCGCATCCGCCGGTTTCGCTTTGTCCCCGGGAATGACCTGGAGCCAGAGTGGAAGGGGGACAGACCGATACAGTTCAGCCCGAGCTATGGATGCCAGCCCACGTGGGGCAGGTGGAGCTGTGATGGAGAGGTCCTCCACCAAGCAACCATCGAAGTCGG GGTGCACTGTGGGCTGATCCAGCTGTTTGCCAGAGGGATCGAGGCGCAGGAAGGATTTCAGGAACAGTCTACCCCCTCCACTCAAACAGTATGA